From the genome of Salvelinus namaycush isolate Seneca chromosome 1, SaNama_1.0, whole genome shotgun sequence:
GGCTGTCCAGGTAGCATCCCCCACAGTCATGGTAGAGCAGAGATGTGAGAGGCTGCAGATACTGCTCACGGAGAGGGATGATGAAGCCTTCGTCAAACCCTAACTCGTTCAGGAGGATCTGTGTGGACAAAAGAACATCACCAACAAAAGGAACATGAGTTACCACAGGTAACACTTGATACATTGAGCATTTTGCCTGAAGTCTCCAAATCTAATATTCTACAGATTTCTCTCATATATAAGAGGACGTGTACCCCATAGTTATTCATGGTATTCGGTCTGCCCTTGGGCGATCTAGATTGTTCAAAGTGTTCCATCTCTTCTATCAGCTCATCACAGAAGATTTTCTTGAACACAGGAAAGCGGAAGACCCTTCCCGctttagaaaataaaaaataatgagtTAGGCCCTAATGTGGACAATGGAATAAAAATGTCTATGAAGTTGAACAGTCATGACAGGCACCACCTATGTCAAATATGAACTCTAAGGAAAACTCACCTGCTTCTGTCTGCATTAAACTCAACAGTCCCTCTTTACTGGCCTCATCACTTCGACAATAATCCACCATCTGTTTAAACTCTGGGGCCATATAGGACTCCTAAAGAGATAGACAATCTAAGTAAATTACACTGTACAGTAATACCACAGATCAAAGGGTTAATTAACAGTATCTGTGTATGGATTTGAAGATTGCAGTATTGTATGATTCCTACATGGAGATGGTAGACATGGTCATGGAGTGGTTTATAAATCTCCTTAATGGCTGCAGCTCTctcagctgacttcacaccaagGCTCCTGCGCCTTTCAACTTCTTTCTCAATCTAGATAAGAAACATTCAACCCATACATTAAAATATAATGATAATTCAGTCCGATTTTCACAAAATACTCAAAATACATGGGTCTACTTGCCTTTTTCAGGAGGTCCTTGAATTCTGTGTCAGTAGAGCAGCCAAGATTTCTTAACACCTGGAATGTAAACAGAAGTAAGGTAACTAACTTTACACGTATCTAACAAGACGTGACAACCTTCTGTAGATCTACTGCCTAGCTAGGCCAGATACCCACCGCTTGATAATCAGATCTAAACTGGTGCTCGGATAGAAATCTGACATGAAGTTTGAACTCCTCGAGGAAAACATTGTCAGTGctaaaacaactacaagtgtaaAATGTTGCCTTGGAATCCTTGTCGTGTTGCATGACTTGTCATATAAAGATAATACAAATCAACGTATTACGGGACAATTCATAATAATATTGGCTAATATAGCAGTTAAACGTTGGGGATTTTGCCCACGGAACTGTAGTTGTTTGTTGTGATCCAACTATGTTATGTGTCCGATGTGAAATGATACTCTCAGCATTTAGTTTCCATGATTTGTAATCAACAAAAGAGCTCAAACAGAGACACATTGCTGTATATAAAATAATCAAATATCAAACGGCACTCTATTATTTAAATATGTGGCCATTTTTCTATCTGTTTGTGTAAAATGGATTCAAGAGGAAAGGTAAACTTCGAGTTGCGTTTCCGGGTCCGTCAACATAAATCGTCCGTTCGCAGAATACTAAGGAAACATACGAATCTCTCATCCGttgattcattatttatttgttattttgtcaTGTTAATATTTGCTTGCTCGTACATCGGTTTCTCCTTGTAATATGTCATTTGGCTCGCATATTTA
Proteins encoded in this window:
- the ogfod2 gene encoding 2-oxoglutarate and iron-dependent oxygenase domain-containing protein 2 — encoded protein: MQHDKDSKATFYTCSCFSTDNVFLEEFKLHVRFLSEHQFRSDYQAVLRNLGCSTDTEFKDLLKKIEKEVERRRSLGVKSAERAAAIKEIYKPLHDHVYHLHESYMAPEFKQMVDYCRSDEASKEGLLSLMQTEAAGRVFRFPVFKKIFCDELIEEMEHFEQSRSPKGRPNTMNNYGILLNELGFDEGFIIPLREQYLQPLTSLLYHDCGGCYLDSHKAFMVKYDMHEDLDLSYHYDNAEVTLNVSLGKEFTEGNLYFGDMRQVPLSETACTEVEHKVTEGILHRGQHMHGALPISSGQRWNLIVWMRASQERNKLCPMCNKRPTLVEGEGFADGFTSDIGMSLLQNV